The Aeromicrobium yanjiei DNA segment CAGATCGATCAGGGGCGGCGTGGGCACCGTCGCCCGCACCCGGAAGTCGTCCCCCACGCCGTAGACGTCCGAGCGCAGCAGCAGCAGGTCGTTGGTCGTCTTGACCGGCAGGAAGCGCGAGCGGTCGACCTCGATCGCGGTGGCGCCGTCGAACACCTCGACCGCAGCACCCATCGCGGACTCGATCTGCACGACCTTGGTCGAGGACGGATCTGTCGGGTCGACCGTCTTGGAGTTGCGGATCAGCGGCAGGCCGAGGATGCCGTCGCGCGCCTCGAGCGTCGCCTTCATGACGTGCAGGTCGAACCAGAGGTTGTTGGTGTGGAAGTACAGGTGCTTGTCAGGGTCCGCGGCGGCGGCCGCGTCCTCGTCGGCGGTCTGGGCGGTCTCGCGCAGGACGAGCCGTCCGTCGCTCTTGCGGACCACGATGTGGCCGCCCTTGACGTCCGCAGGCGTGCGGCGGCAGACCTCGGCGGCGTAGGGCGCTCCGGAGGCGGCGAACCAGCCCATCATGGCCGGATCGGGCGCGGCGCCGAGGTTGTCGGCGTTGGAGACCGTCGCGTAGCGGTAGCCCGCGTCGATCAGGGCGTCGAGGATGCCGGAGACCTCGAGCGCCGTGTAGAGATCGCCGTGTCCCGGCGGGCACCACTCGAGCGAGGGGTCCTGGGGCCAGTCGGCCGGCGTCAGGTCGTCGGCGCGCAGCTTGGGCTCGCGGTTCTGCAGGAAGTCCAGGGGAAGCCCTTCGACCTCGAGGTCGTCGTAGGACGCGAGGGCGGCGAGGGTGTCGTCACGCGTGCGGAAGCTGTTCATGAACAGCAGCGGCAACGTGACGCCGAGCTCCGCACGGACGTGGCGCACCTGGCCGGCGATGACGTCGAGGAAGCTGAGGTCGGGCCGGACGGGCAGCAGCGTCTTGGCGCGGTCCAGGCCCATCGAGGTGCCGAGACCGCCGTTGAGCTTGATGACGGCCGTGACCGACGCGGCCTCGCGGCACTGCTCGTCGCTCAGCGTGATCGCGCCCGCGTGGTCGATGTCCGTGAGGGGATCCACGTCCGACTCCCGGATCATGCCCGTCTCGCCCTGCTGCAGCTGGCCGTAGAAGGACGCGAAGACGTCGATCGCGCGCTGCGGCACCCCGGCGTCCGTCATCCGCTGCCGTGCCTGCTCGAGTCCGTCCATGTCAGCGCCTCCGCTCACGAAATCTCCCTGTTCGTCCGCGCCCATAGGTTAGCGTCAGGCCGTGACGAAGGCACAGGTGCGCACGGCGCTGCTCGCCCGCAGACGCGCCATGACCGGGGCTGAGCGTGCCGAGGCGGCCGAGGCGATCGCGCTGCACGTGCTGGCCATGCCGGCCGTGGTCCGCGCCCGCCGGGTCGCCTGCTATCTCTCGATGCCGTCCGAGCCCGGCACCGCCCCGACCCTTGCGGGGCTGCACGAGCGGGGCATCGAGGTCGTGGTGCCCGTGAGCCTGCCCGGGGGAACGCTCGACTGGGCCGTCCACGACCCGGCAGGGTCCTTCACCGTGACCCCAATGGGCATCGCGGAGCCGGACGGCCCGCGCCTCGGCGCGGACGCGCTGGCGGGTTGCGACGTCGTGCTGCTGCCGGCCCTGGCGGTCGACCACGCAGGTCACCGGCTGGGACGTGGGGCCGGTTACTACGACAGGGCCCTCGCGGCCACGACGGCACCCCTGTGCGCGATCGTCTTCACCGACGAGCTGCTGCCCGAGGTCCCCCACGAGGCCCACGACGTCCCCGTCCAGATGGCCGTGACCCCCTCGGGCCTGTTCCGCGTCAGGCCGAGCCGCGCGACGTGAGGGTCAGGGTGTCGTCGGTGGCGTCCTCGACGGCTCGGCGGCCGAACACCCACGGCACGGTCTCGCCCTTGCGCCACCGCTCCTGCTGGTCCACGTAGTGGTCGTGGAACGCATGTCCGGAGGCGCCGGTGAGCTGGATCCAGCGTGACCGGTCCAGGTCCGCGAGGTCGACGATCATCCGCATCGACGGCACGGACGTGACCTCGTAGCCCTCCGTCGCGTCCCAGCTCGTCGCGTCCACGATGCCGCCGCCGCCGCCGACGCGGTACGGGCCACGGTTGAACAGCTTGTCGACCAGCCCGACGCCGGAGTCGCCGAGCGTCGGGTTGACCAGCTCCAGCTTGTGCATCGTCCCCCAGCGCCACTGGCTGGGATTGCGCGACTGGATCATCGTCAGCTCGTCGCGGGCGTCCTGCATCGCCGTGGAAAGTATCTGGTCGCGCGACTCCTTCTCGGGGGTCGAGACGTCGTCCCACCAGTGGCTGCCGGGCTTGTCGAGCAGGCCGCTCACGACGTTGAACCAGCGCTCCCCACCCTCGGGCCACACGGCCTCGGGCAGCTCGTCGTGGAACGTCAGCTCCAGCAGGTGGCGCCAGACGGAGTTGAAGTACGCCGCTCCGGGTGAGTCCGCGTCCTGCTTGAGGTCCCACTTCTCGAGGGTGGCCTGCCCTTGGCGGTGGTAGCGGCTGCCCAGCTCGACCTTGAGCAGCGCCGGCACCAGACGAGCGGCGTTCGCGCTGTAGGTGTCGTTCTGGATGCTCGACATGTCCTGGACGTCCAGGCCCTTGCCGCCCTTGCCGATCCGAGACTCGATCAGCTCGCGGATGCGCTCCGAGCGGTAGCCCGCGGCGGTGTCCGCCCCCAGCAGCTTCGGGTACTGGTCCCCGATGACCTTGTTGTTGGCCGTGACGATGAAGCCCTCGTCCGGGTTGAGGACGCTCGGCAGCTCGTCGAACGGGATCGAGCCCTTCCACTCGAAGGCGGGGTCCCAGCCCGGCACCGGCCAGCGCCCGTCGCCCTGGCGACGGACCGGGATCGTGCCCGGGGACTGGTAGCCGATGTTGCCGTCGACGTCCGCGTACACCAGGTTCTGCGACGGCACCGTGAACAGCTTCGCCGCGGCCCGGAAGTCGTCCCAGTCCTGGGCCCGGCCCAGGGCGAAGACCGCCTTGATCGTCGGCTCCGGCGTGAGCGCGGTCCACCGCAGCGCGACCTCGTACGAGCCGCGGGTCGCATTCTTCTGCGCGGCCTCGCCCACGTCCTCGGCGTCCTCGTCGAGATCGGACAGGATCGGGCCGTGACGAGTCGATCGCACCGTGATGGTCTGCGACTCCTCGCCGGCGATCTTGAACGTCTCGCGGCGGGTCTTCAGCGGCACCTGCTTCCCGTCGTACTCGTACGTGTCGCCCGTGACCCGCTCGAGGTAGAGATCGGCCACGTCGGCGTACATCGTCGTGACGCCCCACGCGATCTTGGCGTTGTGCCCCACGACCACACCGGGCAGGCCCGAGAACGAGAAGCCCGCGACGTCGTACGGGCAGGCCTCGTCGACGGTCCGGCAGTGCAGGCCGACCTGGTACCAGATGCCGGGCATCGACGGCGCGAGGTGCGGGTCGTTCGCGAGGATCGGCTCGCCGGTGGTCGTGTGGTCGCCGTCGACGACCCAGGAGTTCGAGCCGATGCCGTCGCCGATGCCGAGGAGGGCCGGCAGCGCCTCTGCGCTCGACCTGGCCTTCTTCAGCGACGTGACCGCCGAGCGCGCCAGGCCCTCCTGGGTCGGGGCGGGCGCCTGTGCGGTGAACGCGCCGTCACGGACGGTGCCCTCGTCGCCGACGATCGTGCGGTGGCCCTTCGGGTAGTCCGGATAGAGCTCCTCGACCTGCGCGACGGTCAGCTTCTCGGTGGCGAGGACGCGGTCGATCTCGTCGGTCATGTTGCTGCGCAGGTCCCACGCCATCGCCTTGATCCAGGCGAGCGAGTCCACGACCGTCCACGGCTCGGGCGTGTAGTCCGGCCCGGTCAGCTCCAGGACCGCGTACTCCAGCGACAGCTCGGAGCTCGACCGGTTGTCGATGTAGGAGTTGACGCCGCGCGCGTACGCCTTGAGCAACGACAGCGTCGTGTCGTCGAGGAGGGCGACCTCCTTCTCGGCCACCCGGCGCCAGCCGAGCGTGCGCACGTACTTGTCGGTGTCGAGGGCCGCGTCCCCCACCAGCTCCGCGAGCCGGCCGGACGTCACGTGCCGGCGGAAGTCCATCTCGTAGAACCGGTCCTGCGCGTGCACGTAGCCCTGGGCGAGGAACAGGTCCTCGGGGGTGTCGGCGTAGATCTGCGGGATGCCCAGACCGTCGCGCTTGACCTCCACGTCGCCCGCGAGGCTCGAGATCTGGACCTGGCCGTTGGTGTCGGGGAACGACTTGCGTACCGTCACGAACGAGAAGATCGCGACCCCGACGACGACGATGGCGAGCAGACCGGAGATGACGATCAGGAGGCGGCGCACGGAGACAGTCTGGACCACGACCCGGCCGCGGTCGCTCAGGACGTGCGGCCGGCCGCGGGCCGATTGCTGCGGATCTCGCCGACGAGCTCCTCGAGGACGTCCTCGAGCATGATGACGCCCAGCACCGTGCCGCTCTCGTCGGCCACGCGCGCCATGTGGGAGCCGCGGGTCTGCATCGTCCGCAGGGCCTCGTAGAGCCCCGAACCGGCCGCGACCGTCGCGAGCGGGCGCAGCCACTTGTCGGCGATCGTCACCAGGCGCGACCGCTCGTCGGTCTCCAGCACGTCCTTGATGTGCAGGTAGCCGGTGATGTCACCGTCCTCGTCCTCGACCGGGAACCGCGAGAAGCCGGTCTGGGCGCAGGCCTGCTCGACGTCGGCCGGCGTGGCGCTCGGCGGGATCGTGACGAGGCCGTCGCGCGGGAGCAGCACCTGGTCGATCGTGCCGTCGGAGAAGTCGAGGGCACCGGACACGAGACCGTACTCGTCCTCGTCGAGCAGACCCTCGCGGCGGGACTCCTCGACCAGGCCGGCGACCTCGTCGTGCGTGTACGTCGAGGAGACCTCGTCGACCGGCTCGACCCGGAACAGCCGCACGACCAGGTTGGCGGTCCCGTTGAGCACCACGACGAACGGCTTGAGCACGAACACGACGCCGAGCATGAACGGGCCGAGGAACAAGGCAGCCCGGTCGGGTCCCACGAGCGCGAGGTTCTTGGGGACCATCTCGCCGAGGACCACGTGCGCACCGACGACCAGGGTCATCGCGATGATGAACGAGACGGGGTGGACGAAGTTCTCGGGCATCCCGACGGCCTCGAACACGGGCTCCATCAGGTGGGCGACCGCGGGCTCTCCCACGGCGCCGAGGCCCAGCGAGCAGATCGTGATGCCGAGCTGCGCGGCGGCCATCACCTGCGTGATGCTCTCGATCGCCCGCATCGCCATGCGGGCGGGACGTGAGCCCGCCGCGATGCGTGGCTCGAGCTGCGTCCGCCGCGCCGAGATCAGCGCGAACTCGGCCGCGACGAACAACGCGTTGAGCGCCAGCAGCACGAACGTCAGTGCGACGCCTCCCCAGTCGCTCATGACGTGGCCCCCGTGGTCGTCGCGTCGGCCGGTTCGTCGTCGATGACCGTCAGGG contains these protein-coding regions:
- a CDS encoding UTP--glucose-1-phosphate uridylyltransferase, translated to MDGLEQARQRMTDAGVPQRAIDVFASFYGQLQQGETGMIRESDVDPLTDIDHAGAITLSDEQCREAASVTAVIKLNGGLGTSMGLDRAKTLLPVRPDLSFLDVIAGQVRHVRAELGVTLPLLFMNSFRTRDDTLAALASYDDLEVEGLPLDFLQNREPKLRADDLTPADWPQDPSLEWCPPGHGDLYTALEVSGILDALIDAGYRYATVSNADNLGAAPDPAMMGWFAASGAPYAAEVCRRTPADVKGGHIVVRKSDGRLVLRETAQTADEDAAAAADPDKHLYFHTNNLWFDLHVMKATLEARDGILGLPLIRNSKTVDPTDPSSTKVVQIESAMGAAVEVFDGATAIEVDRSRFLPVKTTNDLLLLRSDVYGVGDDFRVRATVPTPPLIDLDRRFYTTIADFDARIPTPPSLAEATSLTVRGDWRFGRDVVVHGDVTLDDTGAAESVASGSRLG
- a CDS encoding 5-formyltetrahydrofolate cyclo-ligase yields the protein MTKAQVRTALLARRRAMTGAERAEAAEAIALHVLAMPAVVRARRVACYLSMPSEPGTAPTLAGLHERGIEVVVPVSLPGGTLDWAVHDPAGSFTVTPMGIAEPDGPRLGADALAGCDVVLLPALAVDHAGHRLGRGAGYYDRALAATTAPLCAIVFTDELLPEVPHEAHDVPVQMAVTPSGLFRVRPSRAT
- a CDS encoding penicillin acylase family protein encodes the protein MRRLLIVISGLLAIVVVGVAIFSFVTVRKSFPDTNGQVQISSLAGDVEVKRDGLGIPQIYADTPEDLFLAQGYVHAQDRFYEMDFRRHVTSGRLAELVGDAALDTDKYVRTLGWRRVAEKEVALLDDTTLSLLKAYARGVNSYIDNRSSSELSLEYAVLELTGPDYTPEPWTVVDSLAWIKAMAWDLRSNMTDEIDRVLATEKLTVAQVEELYPDYPKGHRTIVGDEGTVRDGAFTAQAPAPTQEGLARSAVTSLKKARSSAEALPALLGIGDGIGSNSWVVDGDHTTTGEPILANDPHLAPSMPGIWYQVGLHCRTVDEACPYDVAGFSFSGLPGVVVGHNAKIAWGVTTMYADVADLYLERVTGDTYEYDGKQVPLKTRRETFKIAGEESQTITVRSTRHGPILSDLDEDAEDVGEAAQKNATRGSYEVALRWTALTPEPTIKAVFALGRAQDWDDFRAAAKLFTVPSQNLVYADVDGNIGYQSPGTIPVRRQGDGRWPVPGWDPAFEWKGSIPFDELPSVLNPDEGFIVTANNKVIGDQYPKLLGADTAAGYRSERIRELIESRIGKGGKGLDVQDMSSIQNDTYSANAARLVPALLKVELGSRYHRQGQATLEKWDLKQDADSPGAAYFNSVWRHLLELTFHDELPEAVWPEGGERWFNVVSGLLDKPGSHWWDDVSTPEKESRDQILSTAMQDARDELTMIQSRNPSQWRWGTMHKLELVNPTLGDSGVGLVDKLFNRGPYRVGGGGGIVDATSWDATEGYEVTSVPSMRMIVDLADLDRSRWIQLTGASGHAFHDHYVDQQERWRKGETVPWVFGRRAVEDATDDTLTLTSRGSA
- a CDS encoding hemolysin family protein, coding for MSDWGGVALTFVLLALNALFVAAEFALISARRTQLEPRIAAGSRPARMAMRAIESITQVMAAAQLGITICSLGLGAVGEPAVAHLMEPVFEAVGMPENFVHPVSFIIAMTLVVGAHVVLGEMVPKNLALVGPDRAALFLGPFMLGVVFVLKPFVVVLNGTANLVVRLFRVEPVDEVSSTYTHDEVAGLVEESRREGLLDEDEYGLVSGALDFSDGTIDQVLLPRDGLVTIPPSATPADVEQACAQTGFSRFPVEDEDGDITGYLHIKDVLETDERSRLVTIADKWLRPLATVAAGSGLYEALRTMQTRGSHMARVADESGTVLGVIMLEDVLEELVGEIRSNRPAAGRTS